In the genome of Tropicibacter oceani, one region contains:
- a CDS encoding pseudouridine-5'-phosphate glycosidase, whose product MTLYTPSPEVATALAAGKPVVALESTIITHGMPWPQNLEMAQKVEEVIRQGGATPATIAVIEGTLHVGLTEEQLHKLAQAKGVAKLSRADMAVCMAHGGTGATTVAATMIAARLAGIGVFATGGIGGVHKGAEQSFDISADLQELAQSPVTVIAAGAKAILDLPKTLEVLETLGVPTIAFGQDDLPAFWSRSAGHKAPLRMDDPAQIARAQVMRGALGLPGGQLIANPIPQADEIPHAVMAPIIAQATRDAQTHGIHGKAVTPYLLQRIYELTEGRSLSANIALVLNNARLGAQIACELCKLRGETA is encoded by the coding sequence ATGACCCTTTACACCCCCTCGCCCGAAGTCGCCACGGCCCTGGCCGCAGGCAAGCCGGTTGTCGCGCTTGAATCGACCATTATCACGCACGGAATGCCCTGGCCGCAGAACCTGGAGATGGCGCAAAAGGTCGAAGAGGTGATCCGCCAGGGCGGCGCCACCCCGGCCACCATCGCCGTGATCGAGGGCACCCTGCACGTCGGCCTGACCGAAGAACAGTTGCACAAGCTGGCCCAGGCCAAGGGCGTCGCCAAGCTGAGCCGCGCCGACATGGCCGTCTGCATGGCGCATGGCGGCACCGGCGCCACCACCGTCGCCGCCACCATGATCGCCGCGCGCCTGGCCGGGATCGGGGTCTTCGCCACCGGCGGCATCGGCGGCGTGCACAAGGGCGCCGAGCAAAGTTTTGACATTTCGGCCGATCTTCAGGAACTGGCGCAAAGCCCGGTGACGGTGATCGCCGCCGGCGCCAAGGCCATTCTGGACCTGCCCAAGACGCTGGAAGTGCTGGAAACGCTGGGGGTGCCGACCATCGCCTTTGGCCAGGACGACCTGCCCGCCTTCTGGTCGCGCAGCGCCGGTCACAAGGCGCCGCTGCGCATGGATGATCCGGCCCAGATCGCCCGCGCCCAGGTGATGCGCGGCGCGCTTGGCCTGCCCGGCGGGCAGTTGATCGCCAACCCGATCCCGCAGGCAGACGAGATCCCGCATGCGGTCATGGCCCCGATCATCGCCCAGGCCACCCGCGACGCGCAGACCCACGGCATCCACGGCAAGGCCGTCACGCCCTACCTGTTGCAACGCATCTATGAGCTGACCGAAGGCCGGTCGCTGTCCGCCAATATCGCGCTGGTCCTGAACAATGCCCGGCTTGGGGCGCAAATCGCCTGTGAATTGTGCAAATTGCGCGGCGAAACCGCCTGA